Proteins encoded in a region of the Xiphophorus couchianus chromosome 11, X_couchianus-1.0, whole genome shotgun sequence genome:
- the trappc11 gene encoding trafficking protein particle complex subunit 11 yields the protein MAGSQWELPPELCCRPMAFVALTGLDVVYNAVHRAIWDAFCANRRADRVPISFKVLPGDHEYPKCRTKRTSYEWYIPKGIVKTGWMNKHLNLVPALVVLFYELDWDDPQWKEKQSECATKVEIVRTSLQGRNTKVAVVLIQKKTPLPPGEDLVASERASALCSSCDLSGKSLFVLPHTDHLVGYIIRLENAFYEHAQTYYYTEIRRVKSHKEFLNKTTHQLLFVRHQFKMAFLSELKQDTQNALKYYRAAYSLVHELRAHETNMLEIKTMAGFINYKICRLCFQHNTPLDAIAQFRKHIDLCKKKIGCAELAFEHSAWMSKQFQSFGELFDEAIKLGLTAIQTQNPGFYYQQAACYSQDRKQMAQQLCQAGTTYPSPDPLDTQSGGLDFYGQRPWRQGHQSIDPTDPEKEKLGILALQIKERDVPHSELIIALLSNAVAQFKKYKCPRMKSHLMVQMGEEYYHAKDYTKALKLLDYVMCDYRTERWWPLLTAILTTALHCAYLMASVKDYVIYCMELLGRASTLKEEQKSRIEKNLFKVLMNDIPEAESECDQSSVGAARSLWTDRMALSGSNELTVEMQDYIPFIQCKARFQSPSFHVDQPIQLQVFLRADCPHPVSFSKLTVSLSNQEYNQWCVVESSGQDSMTLLPGKPRCYNFSFVAKTEDVGKKVEMTGIEMMLGGDSGRCVFLSWRGAGGDAASTQEALQASRSSRRWGRGNEARQELDWDTLTLQHSTMIISRVPRICVRLSHQPPALTNEMFCISLTVQSQEDVVAKDVKLTAGLKPGQEAGLGQTTHVTLDGSSVCDDNAPALLTDVPLGDLTPGEKLEKCVYMKCVSTGPRIFLFHVAYSIDTAVEGRHIVCNCHKDETVTVETVVPFEVSVKFVSTKFEPLEQVAVDIPFLLMTDILSSSPWPLLLSSSSLQLLTVTSSTPQLQSQLQQVVLQTGESASECFCLRCPADTSSSNTVATGQYVVSWRRKCSNADSPLIQTTVTLPHVILESVPLYIYADLPSFGRVRDSLPVRYHIENRTAQVQEVEIAVDPSDAFMFSGLKQVRLRVLPSTEQQMLYNYYPLMAGYQTLPQLNISLPRCPTSSSPALRRFLPQRIFVKPQGRQPDDASIAAA from the exons ATGGCAGGATCCCAGTGGGAACTTCCCCCAGAGCTATGCTGCCGGCCCATGGCTTTCGTAGCTTTAACCGGTCTGGATGTGGTGTACAACGCGGTGCATCGCGCCATCTGGGACGCTTTCTGTGCCAACCGGCGCGCTGACAGAGTCCCCATCTCTTTCAAGGTTCTCCCAGGAGATCATGAGTATCCCAAATGCCGCACTAAG CGAACGTCGTATGAGTGGTACATCCCAAAAGGCATCGTGAAGACCGGCTGGATGAACAAACACCTGAACCTGGTCCCTGCCCTGGTGGTTCTGTTCTACGAGCTGGACTGGGACGACCCGCAGTGGAAGGAGAAGCAGTCGGAATGCGCGACTAAAGTGGAAATTGTCAG GACCAGTCTGCAGGGCAGAAACACCAAAGTGGCGGTGGTTttaatccaaaagaaaactcCTCTACCTCCAG GAGAGGACCTGGTGGCGTCAGAGAGAGCCTCAGCTCTCTGTAGCTCCTGCGACCTGTCTGGGAAGAGCCTGTTTGTCCTGCCTCACACCGACCACCTAGTGGGCTACATCATAAG GTTGGAGAACGCCTTCTATGAGCATGCTCAGACCTACTACTACACAGAGATCCGTCGGGTCAAATCCCATAAGGAGTTCCTCAACAAGACCACCCATCAG CTGCTGTTCGTCAgacatcagtttaaaatggcTTTCCTCAGTGAACTGAAGCAAGACACCCAGAACGCTCTCAA GTACTACAGAGCTGCTTACAGCCTGGTGCATGAGCTCCGAGCGCATGAGACCAACATGCTGGAGATCAAGACCATGGCAGGATTCATCAACTACAAG ATCTGCCGCCTGTGTTTCCAGCACAACACTCCTCTAGACGCCATAGCTCAGTTCAGGAAGCACATCGACCTGTGTAAGAAGAAGATCGGCTGCGCTGAGCTGGCCTTCGAGCACTCTGCATGGATGTCCAAACA GTTCCAGTCTTTTGGCGAGTTGTTCGATGAGGCCATAAAGTTGGGACTGACCGCCATCCAGACTCAGAACCCGGGTTTCTACTACCAGCAGGCCGCTTGTTACAGCCAGGACAGGAAGCAGATGGCCCAGCAGCTCTGTCAG GCGGGGACGACCTATCCTTCCCCAGATCCTCTGGACACCCAGAGTGGAGGACTGGACTTCTATGGACAGAGACCTTGGAGACAAGGACACCaga GTATTGATCCAACAGATCCAGAGAAGGAGAAGCTGGGGATCCTGGCTCTGCAGATTAAGGAGAGAGATGTCCCACACTCT GAGCTGATAATAGCACTTCTCAGTAACGCTGTGGCCCAGTTCAAGAAGTACAAGTGCCCTCGAATGAAGAGTCACCTCA TGGTGCAGATGGGAGAGGAATACTACCATGCTAAAGACTACACTAAAGCCTTAAA GCTGCTGGACTACGTGATGTGTGACTATCGCACAGAACGCTGGTGGCCTCTGCTGACGGCCATATTGACCACAGCTTTGCACTGTGCTTATCTGATGGCCAGTGTCAAAGACTATGTCATCTACTGCATGGAGCTGCTGGGCAGAG CTTCTACCCTGAAAGAGGAGCAAAAATCCAGGATAGAGAAGAAcctctttaaagttttaatg AACGACATTCCAGAGGCTGAGTCTGAATGTGATCAATCTTCAGTTGGTGCTGCCAGGTCACTATGGACCGACCGCATGGCTTTGTCTGGATCCAATGAGCTGACGGTGGAAATGCAGGACTACATCCCATTCA TCCAATGCAAAGCCCGGTTCCAGTCACCCAGCTTCCATGTGGACCAGCCCATCCAGCTGCAGGTGTTCCTCAGAGCTGACTGTCCGCACCCCGTGTCATTCAGCAAGCTCACCGTCAGCCTCAGCAACCAG GAATACAACCAGTGGTGTGTGGTGGAATCATCAGGTCAGGACAGCATGACGCTGTTACCAGGGAAACCCAGATGCTACAACTTCAGCTTTGTGGCTAAAACTGAAGACGTGGGTAAAAAAGTGGAG atgaCAGGTATAGAGATGATGCTGGGCGGCGACAGTGGCCGCTGTGTGTTCCTGAGCTGGAGAGGCGCCGGTGGAGATGCTGCCTCCACCCAGGAGGCCCTGCAGGCCAGCAGGTCGTCACGGCGATGGGGGCGGGGCAACGAGGCACGCCAGGAATTAGACTGGGACACCTTGACGCTGCAGCACAGCACCAT GATCATCTCCAGAGTTCCCAGGATCTGTGTCCGGCTCAGCCACCAGCCTCCTGCACTCACCAATGAGATGTTCTGCATCAGCCTCACCGTCCAATCACAGGAGGACGTCGTGGCGAAGGATGTCAAACTCACTGCCGGTCTCAAACCAG gCCAGGAGGCTGGTTTAGGACAGACCACCCATGTGACCCTAGACGGGTCCAGTGTGTGTGACGACAACGCGCCCGCTCTGCTCACCGATGTGCCTCTGGGAGATCTGACACCAGGAGAGAAG CTGGAGAAGTGTGTGTACATGAAGTGTGTGTCGACCGGACCGAGGATCTTCTTGTTCCATGTGGCCTACAGCATCGATACCGCCGTGGAAGGACGACATATCGTGTGCAACTGTCATAAG GATGAGACGGTGACCGTGGAGACCGTAGTCCCATTTGAAGTGTCGGTCAAGTTTGTATCTACAAAG ttCGAGCCGTTAGAGCAGGTAGCGGTGGACATCCCCTTCCTGCTGATGACAGACATCCTCTCGTCTTCACCCTGGCCTCTCCTGCTGAGCTCATCTTCCCTGCAGCTGCTGACGGTGACCAGCAGCACGCCGCAGCTCCAGTCCCAGCTGCAGCAAG TGGTTCTGCAGACAGGAGAAAGCGCCAGTGAGTGCTTCTGTCTTCGATGTCCTGCagacaccagcagcagcaacacggTGGCGACAGGACAGTACGTCGTCTCATGGAGGAG GAAGTGCTCCAACGCAGACAGCCCTCTCATCCAGACTACAGTCACGCTACCTCATGTCATCCTGGAGTCTGTCCCTCTTTACATCTATGCTG atcTGCCTTCGTTCGGGCGGGTCAGAGACTCCCTTCCAGTTCGTTACCACATCGAGAACAGGACGGCTCAGGTGCAGGAGGTGGAGATAGCTGTTGACCCATCGGATGCCTTCATGTTCTCTGGACTCAAACAG GTGCGTCTGCGGGTCCTCCCCAGCACAGAGCAGCAGATGCTGTATAATTACTACCCACTGATGGCTGGTTACCAAACTCTACCACAGCTCAACATCAGCCTGCCGCGCTGTCCGACGTCCAGCAGCCCCGCACTGAGACGCTTCCTGCCTCAGCGTATCTTCGTCAAG CCTCAGGGTCGACAGCCAGACGACGCCTCCATCGCCGCAGCCTGA